AGCAGGTCTGGCTCACCGTCGAACGGTGGAACGACCCCGCGATCGCGCTCTACCGGAAGGTCGGCTTCGAGACGTCGAACAGCGAGCGCTTCGAGCAAGAGATGTCGATCCGGCTCGCTTGACCCACGCCGGGTCGGGAGAGATGGCGATCCGGCTCGCTTGACCCACGCCGGGTCGGGAGAGATGTCGATCCGGCTCGCTTGACCCACGCCGGGTCGGGAGAGATGTCGATCCGGCTCGCTTGACTTACTCTAGACCGAGAGCACGGGTTGGCTGGCGTACTCGATGACGTACAGCGCGGCGCGGCCGATCGCGTCGACAGAATCCTCACTGCCCGGCTCGCGGGGGACGACGATGAAGTCGGCGTCGAGGTCTTCTGCCACGTCGAGGATTACGCTCCCGGGCGACTGGCGGAGCCGCGTCGGCGAGAAGCCGGCGGCAGTCGAGTGGTTCAGCCCGGCGTCGTGGCCGCGTTCCTCGAGCCGTGACTGCATCTCCGCGGCGAAGGCCTGATGCTGGTCGGCGATCGCGTCGGCGTCGACCTCGTCGGCCTCGATCGCGCGGATCAGCGTCTCGTCGAGGACGAACAGCAGGTGGATCTCGGCGTCGTAGGCGTCGGCGATCGCCAGCGCGTACTCGACGGCCGCCTCGGACTGGTTGGAGCCGTCCACCGGCGCGAGCACGAGGTCGATGTCCATATCGACAGGTGCCACCGGACCAGCAAAAAGCCCGCGGCTTTTTGACGCCCCCCGCGGTAGTAGAGGTATGTTCGACACCGTCGTCATCGCGACGGACGGCTCCGCAACGGCCGAGCGGGCCGTCACCGCCGCGCTCGACCTCGCCGGCCAGTTCGACGCGATCGTCCACGCGCTGTACGTCGTCGACTCGGGAGAGGTCGCCGGCTCTCCGGAGGCCGTCCGACAGGACTTCGAGCAGGCGCTCGCGACCACCGGCGGCAAGGCGCTGACGTTCGTCCGTGAAACCGCCGAGACGGTCGATCCCGACGAGGAAGACGCCGTCGTCACGGCCGTCCGAGAGGGCGATCCCGCCAAGGAGATCTGCCACTACGCAGAGGGGATCGACGCCGACGTGATCGCGACCGGCACCCGGGGCCGCCACGGCGAACACGGCTACCTGCTGGGCAGCGTCGCCGAGGGGGTCGTCCGCCACGCCGAAATGCCCGTGCTGACCGTCAGACAGCTCGAAGAAGCGGCGACGGGACTGTAGACCTGATGCCTTCCACGACTCGCAGAGCCCTCCTCGCGACAGTCGCGACCGGCACGGTCGGTGCCGTCGCCGGCTGTCAGTCACTCACCGACGACCGGGCGTCGCTCGGACGGCCCGGCGTCACCGGCCTCTCGACGGCGACGCTGTGGGTCGGCGACGACGTGTCGCTCCCGCCGTCGACGACCGTCGACAGGGTTTCCGATCCGAGCGACGCCGACCTCGCCGTGTACCCCGCCGTCGACGGGAGTGTCGACTCCGCGATCGAGACCCTCGCCGCTGACGTGCCGGTCGCCGTCGTCGGCGACGACGCACTGAGAACACTGCTGGAGATCTGTGACGGTGCCGACCGCCCTTACGGGTTCGCCAGCAACGGGTGGAACTCCCGGACCGACGTTGCCGGCGTGGTACCGTCGTCTGGCGCGCTCGATACACACGTCTTCGTCACGGCCGACTATCCCGACGACCTTCCGTGGGCGCTCGGCGAACTCCGCCAGCCAGCGACCCACGAGAGTGCCGTGCCGATCGAACACGTCCCGCTCCCGGAGAACGTCCGAGAACTGGGAACCGCACGCGTCCGGGGGTACAACGCCGGTGGCGAGTTCGACCGCCGCGACCGGGTTCTCGTTCGCCCGGGTAGCGATCCGACGCCAGTGTTCGTCGACATCGAGGCGACCATCGTCGCCGGCCGTCGTGACGGCCCGACCGGCCCGTACCGCACCGATCGCGTCGAGACGGTCGCTCACTTCGATCAGCAGTTCACTGACGTGGGTCCCAGCGGCCAGACGACCGACGCGCTGCGCGTTCAGAACGTGAGCGACGCCACGGAGAACGCCGCCAACACCGTGTTCACTCCCCGGAACAGCGAGACAAGATCGTCGTTTACCGCCTGCCAGCGCGCTCGAGTGGTCCTCGACGATCTCTCGGAACCGTTCCGCTACACGGGTAACGTCCGCTTTCGCTGGACCGATCCCCAACTGCTGGAAGACGACGCGTTCGTCCATCACACGCCCGGATCGGCGGTGTGGTACCCTCGTTGAAACCGGACGCTGCGCCGTGTGCTCGTTCGACCGCACGGCAGTGTGGGGTCGATCCGGAGTCTACGACGTTCCGTGTGCCGGAGACCGCGACGTTTCACGAACCGGACCCTTCATTGGCCAGCAGTTGCTGAACGCGGTATGGACGACTGGCTCATCGACGACGAGCGGCTCTCGCTGGAACGGAAATCGATCCTCCCGGGGGAGGGGTTCTTCCTCCCGGACTCGATCGAAGAGGAAGAGCAGGAACGCGAGGCCGCCGAGCGGATGGCGTCCTCGGAGGTCGTCGTCATCGCCGACCCCGACGCCGACGGGCTGGCCTGCGTCGCGCTCGTTCGCGAGGCGCTGGGCGAGGGATCGCTGGTCCCGGCCGGGCCCCACGAACTCGACGAGGCGCTGTCCTGGGCCGCCGAGTACGTCGAGGCCGACGCCACGCTGGTGATCTGTGATCTCTGTCCCGACAGCGAGAGCGACATCGCCGCCCTCGACGACCTGACCGCTCGCGTCGACGACGTTCGCTGGTACGACCACCACCAGTGGGACGACGACCTCGGCGCGGCGGTCGACGACAGCGGCGTCGAACGCACCGTCGGCGACTCCGACGAGGTCTGTACCGCCGACGTGGCCCTCGCACAGCTGGAGTCCGACTTCGACGACCGCTTCGCCGAACTGGCCGCCGTCACGCGAGACCACGACCTCTGGATCCGCGACGACGAGCGCAGCGACGACCTCGCGGACCTCTCTTACTGGCTCGAACCCGAGGAGTACATCGAGGTCGTCCTCGAACACGGTCCGGACCTCTCGCCGGAGTGGCACGAGTACCTCGCCGAGAAGCGCGTCGAGAAGGAGGCCCTCATCGAGAAGGCCGTCGAGCGCGCCCAGCTGCGCGACGTGGGCGAGTGGACGGTCGGCGTCACATACGGCCGCTGCTCTCAGAACGAGGTCGCCGAGGAACTGCGGGAACAGGGGGCCGACGCCGCCGTCATCGTCAAGCCCGCCGGCTCCGCCTCGATCCGCGGCACCGAGACCTTCGAACGCTGCCACGAGGTCGCCGCCCAGGTCAACGGCGGCGGCCACCCCCGTGCCGCGGGGTGCAAGCCCGACGTGTACGAGGACATGCTCGACTACGCCCACCACTGGAGTACGCGGGGTGCGGTGGCGAAACAGGCTATCGTCGACGCGTTCAAGCGGCTGCCCGAGGAGCCTGAAGCGGCTGAAGAGTAGCGTACCGCGAGCGACGCGAGCGGTTTCTCCGGACCGAGCGGAGCGAGGGCCGGCTTTTTCACCCATGTTTTTGCGCGAGTGGTCGCGAGCGGAGCGAGCGAACCCGAAGCGGAAAAAGATGGACGCCAACCACTGGAGTACGCGGGGTGCCGTGGCGAAGCAGGCCATCGTCGACGCGTTCAAGCGGCTGCCCGAGGAGCCTGAAGCGGCTGAAGAGTAGCGTACGACGAGTAAAACGACGCCGACAACGGTTAGTTTGAAGCGACCGGCGAACGGACCGACGATAGCATGTCGCCTGCCCTCCCCACGTGGCTCCCGGACCGTCGCGATATTTCCTACGAGTTCGTGACCGCTGTCATCGTCGGCACGACGCTGTACGTCTTCGACGGATCGTTCGGATACGCAGTTGCTGGCGGTGCCGGATTTCTGGTGCTCCGGCTCCTGACCGACATCGCAGAGAACGCCGTCGGCGACTACGCCGACAACGCCTTATACGGCCTGCTCGTCCTCGCCGGAACTGCCTACGCCGCCGCCCCGACGACACCGTTGTGGCTCGTCGCTACCGGCGCAGTTCTGGGCGGGTGGTTCCTCGCAGACGGCGTCCAGCACCTCCGGCACGGTGTCACGCGAGCGTCGGTCGGAACGCCGTACACACACGAGGGCAGTGCCCTCACCGGGCTCCCGAAGGCGCTCGCGGCGCGGCTCGCAGAGCCGATATTGCTCGAAACGCGCGACCAGCAGTAGGGCGGCGCTACTCGCCGACGACCCACTTCTCGGAGTACTTCTCGCCGCAGGGACAGACCGCGTAGGCGTGGATCACGTCGCCATCCTCGTAGATGCCACCGACCTCCTCGTTCTGTGCTTCGGCGAAGGCGAAGACGAACTTGGCGGTGTGGTTCTGGTCGGGCTCTTCGTCCTCCTTCGGGCAGACGCCGCCGGTCAGGTCGTCGGCGATCTCGCCGTCGGTGGCCATCGCCTCGCGGGCCAGCCCCATCGGGTCGATCCCCGTCGCCGACTGGAAGGCACTCCGTCCCTGATCGCCGTCGATGACCAGCACCATCCCGTCCTCGACCTGTTCGGCGTAGTCCGCGAGGGCGTCGGCGTTGCCGACCGCGTCCTCGTGGAGGAAGAAGGCCACGTCCTCGACGCGCTCGCCGGCCAGAAACTCGGTGCGCTTGCTCATACACGGTGTGTGACCGCTTGCGGGGAAAAGCCTCGCGGCTCGCGTCCGGAAACGACAGCACCTTTTGTGTCACCGCTGGCACCACTGTGTATGGAACTCGGACTCGTCTTTGGCTTCCTCGGCCTCGTCGTCGCGTCGTACATCGGAACGACGCTGGCCCTGCGGGGGTACTTCGACGCGGTGTCGTTCGAAGCGGTCCAGCGGCGGGAGGCGCGGGAGCGTCGCGAGAGCGAGTCGGGAACAGACGGCTCGTCGGCCGAGGACTGATGCGGAGGGCAGCCACAGTAGGAGCTGAAGTGATACTACCGGCTGTACATCTGTGAACGATTTCGCCACCCCGGGGTGGCGAAGATCTTCACGAAGTGACAGCCGGCAGTATAAGCATCCGGGCGACCGAGCGGTCCGAAGGACCCGGCAGGTCGCCGGCAGACTCGCTTCGCTCGACTCCCGAGCTCTGCACTCGCTTTGCTCGCGTGTCGCTTCGCTCCCGCTCGCATCGTGGTTCTCACTTCGTTCCGAACCACGCCCCGCTCGTGCAGAACGCCCGGTTCGCCGTCAGAGCAAGCTCTGACGAGCAGTGCGTTCGCGGTGCTCACGCACAACGCCGCAAGCGCGGCCGAAGGCCGCGACTTGCGGTTTTTTCGCCCACGTTTTTGCGCGAGCGGTGCGCGAAGCGCACCCGAAGCGGAAAAAGGTGGGTGCGTTAAATCCCGATAAACTGCGTCACCAGCCACTTGGTGGCGATCGAGGTGACGCTGCCGATCCAGGCGAGCAGGACGAAGTGCATGTAGGTGTTGCCCTTGTGGCCGCCGTCGACCGTCCGGACCATCAGCGCCGACAGCATCGCGCCGAACATGATGATGATGATCAGCAGGAACTCGATCAGCGGGATGTTGTAGACGCCGGTGTTGATGAGCGTGCTGGCGTCGAACCCGGCGTTCGAGGAGAGGTTCAGCGACATCGACGAGAGGATGTTGACGACCTGCAGGCCGATGAAGAAGGCGAACGTCGAGGCCGCGGTGATACCGTACAGCAGGCCGATCAGCGTCGTGGCGGCCTGGTTGCGCTGGGTGCGCAGCGCCTGGATCTCGTTCATGTTGGCCGCGATGAGTTCGCCCAGCAGTTTCGGCGAGCCACCCATCTCGCGGCCGATGAGGTACATCTCCGAGAACGTCTGAATCAGGTAGGACCGACAGTCGGCGGTGAAGTAGCGCCAGGCCTCGGCGGGCTCGATGCGCATGTTGAGCCGCTTGTAGAGGTCGTCGACGTTGGGCGACAGCGCGCCGAAGTCCTTCTTGCGGAGCGTCCGCAGGACCATCGACGTGGTCGACTGCTTCGCGCCTTCGGTCGCGCCGAGCGCGCGGATGAAACTCGGGAACTGATCGTCGCGGCCCTTGACCTGCTGTTCTTCCTGTCGGATGACGATGCCGGGGATCAGGAGCGGCGTGATCGGGACGACGGCGTACATCGAGAGGGGAACGCTGTCCAGGAAAAAGAGAAGGTCATCCATCGTGATCGGCGAGACGCCGAACATCCCGCCCAGCGAGATGAAGACGAGGACGGCGGTGAGAGCGACCCCGACGTAGGTCGACTTCTCGATGCGGTTCTCGACTTTGGAGGGGTACTCCTCGGGGTGGAACCACACGGGGTCGTACGGGGCCATCGAGCGGATCGCGAGGTAGAACCCCGACTGAACGAAGATGTACATGACGATGACGGCGCTGACGGTCATCGTCGGGTCGGTCCCGGTCAGCACCGGTAGGACGACGGCGAACACGAGCGCGAACGTCATCGAGAGGACCATCGACAGGTAGAGGTCCTTCATCACTTCGAGGTTGTCCAGCGTCCCCTCGTACACCGTCGTGTAGTTCTGGATGATCTGCTCCTGTTCGCTGAGGAGGTAGTCCTCCAGCGACTGGCCGGCACCGAGCGTGTACGCGAGTCGGTCGAGGAAGTCAGAGACCGCCGCCGAGGGGACTTCCTTGGCACGTCGCCGGCAGGCGTCGTCGAGGCTCTGGTTCCAGGTGTCGACCAGTTCGACGATCCGGTGCATCTCGTTTGCCAGTTCGCCGTACTCCTCTTCCTGGGCCAGCGTCCGAAACACCTCCATGCGGTCGATCTTCGTCGTCGCCAGCACCGTCATGTGGGTGACCAGCAGGTGAAAGCGGTTGTTGAGCTGGCTGCGACGCTGTGAGATCAGGATCTTGGGGTAGAAGATCGCCGCGCTCATCGCCAGGAACCCCAGCATCGGGATCGGGGCCCGAATCATCATCGGCAGATCGAGCAACAGCGCGGCGACAGCGCTCAGCAGGAAGAAGGCGATCGCCGGCAGCAAGATCAAAAGGAGGTACCGCTGCAGCGGGATGTGCATCTGCCGGTACGCGTCCAGCAGGTCGTCGAAGATCTCGGACAGCGTCAGGTTCAGAGAGTTCTCCGCTTCGTTGGATCCCATCAGTCGGGACGTGCGATCGTGAAGGGGAGTCCTTCCACGCCGTCACGCTGGAAGTCCTCGATCAGTTGGTTCACTTCGTGGTAGCCGACGATGTTCTCCTGGATCGCCCGGCGGATGATGTTGGCCCGGAACTCCAGTTCGCCGTAGATCTCGCGGGTGTCCTCGTAGCCAAGCAGCGTCGCGATCTGCTCTTCGAGGACGTAGGAGTTGTTCATCGCCTGGAAGGTGATCTCGTCTTCGACGGGGTCCCAGTTGAACGCCTGTCGGGTGACGACGCCGTCCATCTCCTTCGAGTAGCCCTCGATCTCCTGGACCGAGGTGACGCGGCGAAGCACCTGGTCGCCCTGCTTGACGCGGTTCTGGAACAGTGCGATGTCTGCCACGTCCATGAACGTCTCCGGGACGTTGATCGGTTCGCCGGTAAAGCGCTGGATCATCGAGACGATGTCGCTGGCGTGGAACGTCAGCATGACGGGGTGGCCGGTCTGTGCGGCCTGGAACGCCATCCGACCCTCCTCGCCACGGACCTCGCCCACGATGATGTAGTCGGGGCGGGAACGCAGCGCGGCCGCCACGAGGTCGAACATGTCGACGCTGGTGCCCTCGTCTTCGCCCTCACGCGTGAGCAGTTTCTGCCAGGTGTCGTGGGGCGGCAGCACCTCGGCGGTGTCCTCCGCGGTGTAGATCTTCGAGTCGCGTGGGATGAACGACATGATGGAGTTCAGCGTCGTCGTCTTCCCCGACGCCGTCTCCCCGACGACGAAAACCGTCTGCTCGTTTTCCAGCGCGAGCCAGAGGTACGCCGACAGCTCCGGGCTGAGCGTGTTCCACTTGGTAATCTGGAAGATCGACAGCGGCGTCTCGGTCCCCTGGCGGATCGTGAGCGAGGGCCCTTTCGCGCTCACGTCGTCGGAGTAGATCAGGTTCAGACGCGACCCGTCCGGCAGCGTCGAGTCGACGATCGGGTCGGAGTCAGAGACCGGATCGCCCATCCGCTCGCCCATGTTTCGCAGCCACTGGTCGAAGGCCGCCTCGGACTCCCACTCGACGGTGGTTTCGAGCATGCCGTAGACCTCGTGGTCGACGTGACACTCCTGGCGGCCGATGACGTGGATGTCCTCGTTTGCCGGGTCACGCATCACCGGTTCGAGCGGTCCGAGGCCGACGATGTCGCGGTTGAGCCGGTAGAGGATGTTCTCGTACGTACTCTCGGTCACCTCGACCTGTCCGACGCTGCCGAGGTTGGCGATGCGAGTCAGGACGCCGTCGTTGCCGTCCTCGTCGCGGATCTTGGTCGACTCCTGGAGCAGTTCCTCGATCCGGTCGTCGTACTCGTTTTCGTTCTGTGGCGCGGGCTTGTTGACGGACTTCTGGAGGAGCTTGTTCCGGACTTTGCTGAAGACGACCGACTCGTCTTCGTCGAGTTCCGGCTCGATGGCGTAGTACTTCATGTCCTGTCCGATGTCGCCGTAGACGTGACAGAAGATCGGGCCACCGACGGGGTAGAGGACGTTGGGTCGGTCGGACTCGTAGTCGTCGTCGGCCTCCTCGATGAACTCGGGGAACTCGCCGGTGATCTGCTTGAACTTCTTCAAGTGGTCCCGCAGGTGTGGTCGTCGCGCCGCTACTTGTCGAAGTTCGTCGGATGGTTTGGGTCGTCCGTGGTCTGTCATTAGGCAACACTCCTGGATTCGATGACGATGCCGGTCCCCGACCGCACCGAGAACCCGATGGTGTCACCGACCTGTTCGCCCATCCCGGCGAAGCGTTTGACGCTGACCTGCCGGCGCACGTCGTTGCCGACCTCGACCATCTCCAGTTCGATGAACACGTCGGCGATCGCGCGGAAGGGACCGATCGCTTCTTCGGCCAGCGTCGAGGGGTCGACGGTCAGCATGATGCACTTGCCCCGAGAGATCACGTCCCGGAAGAAGGAGATGATCTCCAGGGCGGCCTGTCGCTCCTCGTTCTGGCGGACCAGTGCCTCGAACTTCGGGTCGTTACGCAGGATGGCGT
Above is a genomic segment from Halomicrobium sp. LC1Hm containing:
- the flaJ gene encoding archaellar assembly protein FlaJ, with amino-acid sequence MGSNEAENSLNLTLSEIFDDLLDAYRQMHIPLQRYLLLILLPAIAFFLLSAVAALLLDLPMMIRAPIPMLGFLAMSAAIFYPKILISQRRSQLNNRFHLLVTHMTVLATTKIDRMEVFRTLAQEEEYGELANEMHRIVELVDTWNQSLDDACRRRAKEVPSAAVSDFLDRLAYTLGAGQSLEDYLLSEQEQIIQNYTTVYEGTLDNLEVMKDLYLSMVLSMTFALVFAVVLPVLTGTDPTMTVSAVIVMYIFVQSGFYLAIRSMAPYDPVWFHPEEYPSKVENRIEKSTYVGVALTAVLVFISLGGMFGVSPITMDDLLFFLDSVPLSMYAVVPITPLLIPGIVIRQEEQQVKGRDDQFPSFIRALGATEGAKQSTTSMVLRTLRKKDFGALSPNVDDLYKRLNMRIEPAEAWRYFTADCRSYLIQTFSEMYLIGREMGGSPKLLGELIAANMNEIQALRTQRNQAATTLIGLLYGITAASTFAFFIGLQVVNILSSMSLNLSSNAGFDASTLINTGVYNIPLIEFLLIIIIMFGAMLSALMVRTVDGGHKGNTYMHFVLLAWIGSVTSIATKWLVTQFIGI
- a CDS encoding universal stress protein; protein product: MDIDLVLAPVDGSNQSEAAVEYALAIADAYDAEIHLLFVLDETLIRAIEADEVDADAIADQHQAFAAEMQSRLEERGHDAGLNHSTAAGFSPTRLRQSPGSVILDVAEDLDADFIVVPREPGSEDSVDAIGRAALYVIEYASQPVLSV
- a CDS encoding type II/IV secretion system ATPase subunit; this translates as MTDHGRPKPSDELRQVAARRPHLRDHLKKFKQITGEFPEFIEEADDDYESDRPNVLYPVGGPIFCHVYGDIGQDMKYYAIEPELDEDESVVFSKVRNKLLQKSVNKPAPQNENEYDDRIEELLQESTKIRDEDGNDGVLTRIANLGSVGQVEVTESTYENILYRLNRDIVGLGPLEPVMRDPANEDIHVIGRQECHVDHEVYGMLETTVEWESEAAFDQWLRNMGERMGDPVSDSDPIVDSTLPDGSRLNLIYSDDVSAKGPSLTIRQGTETPLSIFQITKWNTLSPELSAYLWLALENEQTVFVVGETASGKTTTLNSIMSFIPRDSKIYTAEDTAEVLPPHDTWQKLLTREGEDEGTSVDMFDLVAAALRSRPDYIIVGEVRGEEGRMAFQAAQTGHPVMLTFHASDIVSMIQRFTGEPINVPETFMDVADIALFQNRVKQGDQVLRRVTSVQEIEGYSKEMDGVVTRQAFNWDPVEDEITFQAMNNSYVLEEQIATLLGYEDTREIYGELEFRANIIRRAIQENIVGYHEVNQLIEDFQRDGVEGLPFTIARPD
- a CDS encoding DUF5807 family protein — its product is MSKRTEFLAGERVEDVAFFLHEDAVGNADALADYAEQVEDGMVLVIDGDQGRSAFQSATGIDPMGLAREAMATDGEIADDLTGGVCPKEDEEPDQNHTAKFVFAFAEAQNEEVGGIYEDGDVIHAYAVCPCGEKYSEKWVVGE
- a CDS encoding universal stress protein produces the protein MFDTVVIATDGSATAERAVTAALDLAGQFDAIVHALYVVDSGEVAGSPEAVRQDFEQALATTGGKALTFVRETAETVDPDEEDAVVTAVREGDPAKEICHYAEGIDADVIATGTRGRHGEHGYLLGSVAEGVVRHAEMPVLTVRQLEEAATGL
- a CDS encoding DHH family phosphoesterase → MDDWLIDDERLSLERKSILPGEGFFLPDSIEEEEQEREAAERMASSEVVVIADPDADGLACVALVREALGEGSLVPAGPHELDEALSWAAEYVEADATLVICDLCPDSESDIAALDDLTARVDDVRWYDHHQWDDDLGAAVDDSGVERTVGDSDEVCTADVALAQLESDFDDRFAELAAVTRDHDLWIRDDERSDDLADLSYWLEPEEYIEVVLEHGPDLSPEWHEYLAEKRVEKEALIEKAVERAQLRDVGEWTVGVTYGRCSQNEVAEELREQGADAAVIVKPAGSASIRGTETFERCHEVAAQVNGGGHPRAAGCKPDVYEDMLDYAHHWSTRGAVAKQAIVDAFKRLPEEPEAAEE